The proteins below come from a single Gossypium raimondii isolate GPD5lz chromosome 2, ASM2569854v1, whole genome shotgun sequence genomic window:
- the LOC105789395 gene encoding DEAD-box ATP-dependent RNA helicase 5: MTPSIEQLTPETTSNQAFNAKKQDKKKKKKNKLPKAEDQIEENVKQSHQENEEIQLKKSKKDKKKRKKEKENNEGESEEVNHDESGEESKKENKKKKHKKQKKEEENGDSIETANGKEDSVQFDDKEKVVVSGKNAEEAKYAPLKSFSNSKLPKNVLDCCKGFSSPSPIQAHAWPFLLDGRDFIGIAKTGSGKTLAFGVPAMMHVLNQRNGKSSKGKNPLCLVLSPTRELAEQIFNVLCNAGQACDVKSVCLYGGTAKGPQISSLKSGVDIVIGTPGRLKDLMNMEVCQLNEVSFVVLDEADRMLDMGFEEDVRFILGKTCSARQMVMFSATWPAAVHRLAQEYMDPNPVKVVIGSEDLAANHDVMQIVEVLDDRARYERLTALLKKYHESQRNRVLVFVLYQAEADRIENMLKRSGWNVVSIHGRKAQNERTKALSLFKKGSCPLMVATDVAARGLDIPDVEVVINYSFPLTTEDYVHRIGRTGRAGRKGVAHTFFTQQNKGLAGELVNVLKEAGQVVPPALLKFGTHVKKKESKLYGAHFKEIAADAPKAKKITFDDSDDEN, translated from the exons ATGACTCCATCGATAGAACAACTGACCCCAGAGACTACGAGCAATCAAGCATTCAACGCCAAGAAACAggacaagaagaagaagaagaagaacaaattACCAAAAGCGGAAgatcaaattgaagaaaatgttAAGCAGAGTCACCAAGAGAACGAGGAAATTCAACTAAAAAAGAGcaagaaagacaagaaaaagcgaaagaaagaaaaggaaaacaacGAAGGTGAATCCGAGGAAGTGAATCACGATGAAAGCGGTGAGGAGtctaagaaggaaaataagaagaagaagcacAAAAAGCAGAAGAAAGAGGAAGAAAATGGGGATTCTATTGAAACTGCAAATGGTAAAGAAGACTCGGTTCAATTTGATGACAAGGAGAAGGTGGTAGTGAGTGGAAAAAACGCTGAAGAAGCGAAATATGCGCCGTTGAAATCATTTTCTAATTCTAAGTTACCAAAAAATGTTTTGGATTGCTGCAAGGGTTTTTCTAGCCCATCTCCTATTCAAGCTCACGCCTGGCCCTTTTTATTGGATGGTCGTGATTTTATTGGAATTGCAAAAACTGGATCAG GCAAGACTTTGGCATTTGGCGTACCGGCAATGATGCATGTATTGAACCAGCGAAATGGTAAATCCTCAAAAGGGAAGAATCCGCTTTGCCTCGTACTTTCTCCTACAAGAGAGTTGGCTGAACAA ATATTTAACGTTTTGTGTAATGCTGGGCAAGCTTGTGATGTCAAATCCGTTTGTTTGTATGGAGGAACAGCTAAAGGACctcagatttcttctttaaagTCTGGTGTT GATATTGTTATTGGAACACCTGGTCGTTTGAAGGATTTGATGAATATGGAGGTGTGTCAGCTCAATGAGGTATCTTTTGTG GTTCTAGATGAAGCTGATCGAATGCTTGACATGGGATTTGAAGAGGATGTTCGCTTTATATTGGGAAAGACTTGTTCTG CTCGTCAGATGGTAATGTTCAGTGCTACATGGCCTGCAGCGGTTCATCGGTTAGCTCAGGAGTACATGGACCCTAATCCTGTTAAG GTTGTGATTGGCTCAGAAGATTTAGCTGCCAACCATGATGTTATGCAGATAGTTGAG GTTTTAGATGATCGTGCACGTTATGAGCGATTGACTGCTTTGCTCAAGAAATACCATGAATCTCAGAG GAATAGAGTGTTGGTATTTGTCTTGTACCAGGCAGAAGCTGATCGAATTGAAAATATGCTTAAGAGAAG tgGCTGGAATGTTGTTTCTATACATGGTCGCAAAGCGCAAAATGAACGCACTAAGGCACTATCATTATTTAAGAAAGGAAGCTGTCCTTTGATG GTAGCTACAGATGTGGCTGCTAGAGGATTGGATATTCCAGATGTTGAAGTAGTGATCAATTATAGTTTTCCTCTCACTACAGAGGATTATGTACACCGGATAGGGAGGACTGGAAGAGCTGGTAGGAAGGGTGTTGCTCACACATTCTTTACACAGCAAAATAAG GGACTTGCTGGAGAACTGGTAAATGTTCTAAAAGAAGCTGGGCAGGTTGTACCACCTGCATTATTGAAATTTGGAACTCATGTAAAGAAAAAG GAGTCCAAGCTATATGGGGCTCACTTCAAGGAAATAGCTGCTGATGCTCCAAAggctaaaaaaataacatttgatGACTCGGATGATGAAAACTGA
- the LOC105789398 gene encoding secretory carrier-associated membrane protein 4 — MNRHHDPNPFDEEEVNPFSNGGSVAPARPLASEPLGFGQKHDATVDIPLDSMNDSKKREKELAAWEADLKRREKDIKRREDAVSQAGVSVDDKNWPPIFPIIHHDIANEIPVHAQRLQYLAFASWLGIVLCLVFNVIAVIVCWIQGGGVKIFFLAVIYMLLGCPLSYVLWYRPLYRAMRTDSALNFGWFFMFYLLHLGFCIFAAIAPPIVFHGKSLTGILAAIDVISDHMLAGVFFFVGFGLFCLESLLSLWVIQKIYLYFRGHK; from the exons ATGAATCGCCACCACGATCCAAACCCTTTCGATGAAGAAGAAGTCAATCCATTTTCG AATGGTGGTTCTGTCGCACCTGCACGACCACTGGCATCCGAACCTCTGGGTTTTGGGCAGAAACATGATGCTACTGTGGATATACCTCTGGATTCAATGAAT GAttctaagaaaagagaaaaggagcTCGCAGCTTGGGAAGCTGATCTTAAAAGAAGGGAAAAG gATATAAAGAGAAGAGAAGATGCTGTTTCCCAAG CTGGTGTTTCTGTAGATGATAAAAATTGGCCACCAATTTTCCCGATTATACATCATGATATAGCTAATGAGATACCGGTTCATGCTCAGAGGCTGCAATATCTTGCATTTGCAAGTTGGCTTG GCATAGTTCTTTGccttgtttttaatgttattgcAGTGATTGTCTGTTGGATTCAGGGTGGTG GTGTTAAGATTTTTTTCCTTGCTGTAATCTATATGTTGCTTGGATGCCCTCTTTCATATGTGTTGTGGTACAGACCACTTTACCGAGCAATGAG GACAGATAGCGCCTTgaattttggttggtttttcATGTTCTACTTG CTCCACCTTGGATTTTGCATTTTTGCTGCAATTGCTCCTCCTATTGTCTTCCATGGGAAGTCGTTAAC TGGTATCCTGGCAGCAATTGATGTTATCTCTGATCATATGTTGGCGGGG GTATTCTTCTTTGTTGGTTTTGGGCTATTTTGCTTGGAGTCACTGCTGAGCTTGTGGGTTATTCAG AAAATTTACTTGTACTTTAGGGGACACAAGTAA